A part of Gossypium hirsutum isolate 1008001.06 chromosome A07, Gossypium_hirsutum_v2.1, whole genome shotgun sequence genomic DNA contains:
- the LOC107956464 gene encoding uncharacterized protein: protein MKISLSSSSSGAAAMGESKKKVSCRKLGGYLRQQKGRLYIIRRCVVMLLCWHD from the coding sequence ATGAAGATCAGCTTGAGCAGTAGTTCTAGTGGTGCAGCAGCCATGGGAGAGTCCAAGAAGAAGGTTTCATGCAGAAAGCTAGGAGGGTATCTCAGACAACAAAAAGGCAGGCTATACATTATCAGAAGATGTGTGGTTATGCTTCTTTGCTGGCATGACTAA